The Bacteroidales bacterium region TTACCGGAAAGAACCAGGCCCGTGTGAACTTCACCGGGCATATAAGTGCTATACGCCAACATCGTCATCCTGAGAAAAGCAGAATCTTACCCCCCAATGATCTGATGCAGATTCCTAAGGAAGAGGTGATATTACCGGAGGCTCTAAAACCTGCTGGTTATAAGTCTATTAGTATTGGCAAATGGCATGTGGGCGGCAAAGGCTATTGGCCCACAGATATGGGCTTTGATGAAAACGTGGCAGGCTGGACTCACGGCAGTCCCCCAAGTCATTTTTATCCCTATGAAAATCCCGATCAGCCATGGAATTCCTCCATTCCTGCATTGGAGGGAGGGGAAGAAGGTGAGTACCTGACCGACCGGCTCACGGATGAAGCCATCCGATTTATAGAAGAAAATAAGGATCAACCGTTTTTGGTCTATCTTTCCCATTATGCTGTTCACACTCCACTGCAGGCTCCTGAAGCCCTGGTGGAAAAATACAAGGCAAAAAAGGAAAAAACCGGTAATGAGATAATCAATCCGGTTTACGCGGCCATGGTTGAAAGCGTTGATATAAACGTGGGACGCCTCATTGAAAAACTTGATGAATGGGATTTGAGTGAGAATACCGTGGTTATTTTTGCCTCCGACAATGGAGCTTTGGATAAGATGGGCGACAAGAGAGTAGCCGATAACAGACCTTACAGAAGCGGGAAGGGTCACCTTTATGAAGGAGGTCTCCGGGTTCCTTATATAATGAAATGGCCGGGTCATATTGAAACAGGCTCGGTAAGCGAAACGCTTACACAGTCGGAAGATATCTATGCTACTATTGTGGACATTGCGGGAGTAAAAGCACATGCCAACACCCCGATTGACGGTCGGTCGCTGGTAAGCGATTTTACTGATGAAGATAAAGTAGAGTTACATTGGTATTATCCTCATTACAGCCCCCATGGGAATAAGCCGGGAGCCACTATTCGGTCGGGCAAGTGGAAATTGATTGAATTCTACGATCCCAAACAAGTTGAATTGTATAACTTGCAGAAAGATCCTGGGGAGAACAACGATCTGAGCGAAGAAGTACCCTGGAAAGTTCAGGAACTTTCGGGCAAATTACATCAATGGCTGCATGGGATGAATCCCATCATGCATACCATGAACCCGGAATATGAAAAAGATGAATGATAAAATTTGTGCACAGGCGCTTAGTAGTTTAGTAGAATTATAGGCTGTTCATTAAGTTTGAAAGAATAATAATTGTCAAAAATATTTACTCTGTGGAACTCTGGGTTTAATCTCTGTGTACCTCTGTGGTTCAAGTATTTATGATTTAACCACGCAGGTCAAAGAAAAATTCAAA contains the following coding sequences:
- a CDS encoding sulfatase, which produces MRIQNFNILWLLLTTSIVVGFLSCKRTDKDRNKNKESGKPNFLFILIDDLGSQDLGCYGNNFIETPNIDNLAEQGMRWSNAYSSCPVSSPSRVAILTGKNQARVNFTGHISAIRQHRHPEKSRILPPNDLMQIPKEEVILPEALKPAGYKSISIGKWHVGGKGYWPTDMGFDENVAGWTHGSPPSHFYPYENPDQPWNSSIPALEGGEEGEYLTDRLTDEAIRFIEENKDQPFLVYLSHYAVHTPLQAPEALVEKYKAKKEKTGNEIINPVYAAMVESVDINVGRLIEKLDEWDLSENTVVIFASDNGALDKMGDKRVADNRPYRSGKGHLYEGGLRVPYIMKWPGHIETGSVSETLTQSEDIYATIVDIAGVKAHANTPIDGRSLVSDFTDEDKVELHWYYPHYSPHGNKPGATIRSGKWKLIEFYDPKQVELYNLQKDPGENNDLSEEVPWKVQELSGKLHQWLHGMNPIMHTMNPEYEKDE